In Zingiber officinale cultivar Zhangliang chromosome 11B, Zo_v1.1, whole genome shotgun sequence, a single window of DNA contains:
- the LOC122033408 gene encoding pentatricopeptide repeat-containing protein At2g22070-like produces MLLTRPQSVLSRPLLSEPYTSLLQTCLRTENISAGRSIHAHVIKAGLQLGVYFTNNLIHFYSKFGFFSDAHLVFDEMPLKNIFSWNSLLSMYAKAGMTQVANNVFDKMPERDSVSWTTMIVGFNQVGDFERAVCLFLEMLRFGVPPSHFTFTNVLSSCAALEALDIGRKVHTFVVKLGLSSVVPVANSLINMYGKSREAVTAKAVFNRMRLRSVSSWNSMITLYAQSGRMDLALDQLEQMEERSIVSWNAMIAGYNQNDMNQEAMEFFSRMLKDQSAAPDTFTFTSVLSACGYLGRLDVGKQIHSHIIRTEQSLHMHLVNALISMYSKSGGVEIARRLVKQTVATDLNVISFTALLEGYIKLGDLQPAREIFELMKNRDVIAWTAMIVGYEQNGFNSEAMDLFRLMLDKGPKPNNYTLAAVLSICSTLASLDNGKQIHCKAIKSGNLSVSVSNALITMYAKSGSITGARRVFDQICQLKETVSWTSMVIALAQHGLGEEAITLFEEMINTGVKPDHITYVGVISACTHAGLVEQGKQYFQWMQTKHLIQPTQSHYSCMIDLFARAGLLQEAQEFIKHMPIDPDDIAWGSLLAACKVHKDAELAKIAAERLLATNPDNSGAYSALANVYSACGRWNDAAKIWKSMKDKGVRKEQGFSWMYSKNKVHVFGADDGLHPQRYEIYQMAAKLWKEIKKAGFVPDTQSVLHDIDDELKEELLSRHSEKLAIAFGLISTPKNTTLRIMKNLRVCNDCHSAIKFISKFVGREIIVRDATRFHHFRDGFCSCRDFW; encoded by the coding sequence ATGCTCCTAACTAGGCCTCAATCTGTCCTTTCCCGGCCATTGCTCTCTGAGCCCTATACTTCTCTCCTCCAGACGTGCCTGCGGACCGAGAACATCTCCGCCGGTAGATCTATTCATGCCCATGTCATCAAAGCCGGTCTCCAACTCGGCGTCTACTTCACCAACAATCTCATCCACTTCTACTCCAAGTTCGGATTTTTCAGCGATGCCCACCTTGTGTTCGACGAGATGCCCCTGAAGAACATTTTCTCCTGGAACTCCTTGCTGTCCATGTATGCCAAAGCCGGAATGACTCAGGTGGCGAACAACGTGTTCGACAAAATGCCTGAGAGGGACTCTGTTTCTTGGACCACAATGATCGTGGGATTTAATCAGGTGGGAGATTTTGAGCGAGCTGTTTGTTTGTTTCTGGAGATGCTTCGCTTCGGCGTTCCACCTTCTCACTTCACATTCACAAATGTGCTCTCGTCGTGTGCCGCCCTTGAGGCATTAGATATTGGCAGGAAGGTTCACACTTTTGTGGTGAAGCTTGGACTAAGTAGCGTTGTTCCAGTTGCTAATTCCCTTATTAACATGTATGGGAAGTCGAGGGAAGCAGTGACTGCAAAGGCTGTTTTTAATAGGATGAGATTGAGGAGTGTGTCGAGTTGGAATTCAATGATTACCTTGTATGCTCAATCTGGAAGGATGGATCTTGCTCTTGACCAACTTGAGCAGATGGAGGAGCGCAGCATTGTTTCTTGGAATGCAATGATCGCAGGGTACAATCAGAATGACATGAACCAGGAGGCAATGGAATTCTTCTCGCGGATGCTTAAAGACCAATCTGCAGCCCCTGATACCTTCACTTTTACCAGTGTTCTTTCTGCATGTGGCTACCTTGGAAGGTTGGATGTAGGGAAGCAAATTCATTCTCACATTATAAGAACTGAACAGTCTCTCCATATGCATCTTGTAAATGCTTTGATCTCTATGTACTCCAAATCAGGTGGGGTTGAAATTGCTCGAAGGCTTGTTAAACAAACAGTGGCTACTGATCTCAATGTCATATCCTTCACTGCACTTCTTGAGGGTTATATTAAGCTTGGAGATTTGCAACCAGCTAGAGAAATCTTTGAGCTGATGAAAAATCGTGATGTTATTGCTTGGACTGCTATGATTGTTGGGTATGAGCAAAATGGTTTTAATAGTGAAGCTATGGACCTCTTCAGGTTGATGCTTGACAAAGGCCCTAAGCCAAACAATTACACATTGGCCGCAGTACTAAGTATCTGTTCTACCTTGGCATCTTTAGACAATGGAAAGCAAATTCACTGCAAAGCTATCAAATCCGGGAACCTGTCTGTCTCAGTAAGCAATGCCCTTATTACAATGTATGCTAAATCTGGAAGCATCACAGGAGCTAGAAGAGTGTTTGATCAGATATGCCAACTTAAAGAAACAGTCTCATGGACTTCAATGGTCATCGCATTAGCTCAACATGGTCTTGGAGAAGAAGCTATAACCTTGTTTGAAGAGATGATCAACACAGGTGTGAAGCCTGACCATATAACCTATGTCGGTGTCATCTCAGCCTGTACACATGCAGGACTGGTGGAACAAGGCAAGCAGTATTTTCAGTGGATGCAGACAAAACATCTGATTCAACCCACACAAAGCCATTATTCATGCATGATTGATCTCTTTGCACGTGCTGGTTTACTACAGGAAGCACAAGAATTCATCAAACATATGCCTATAGATCCAGATGATATAGCATGGGGTTCTCTTCTTGCTGCTTGTAAAGTTCACAAAGATGCAGAGCTGGCAAAGATTGCTGCAGAAAGATTACTAGCAACTAATCCTGACAATAGTGGTGCTTATTCTGCACTTGCTAACGTCTATTCTGCATGTGGCAGATGGAATGATGCTGCTAAGATTTGGAAATCAATGAAGGACAAAGGAGTGAGGAAAGAACAAGGATTCAGCTGGATGTACTCAAAGAATAAGGTTCATGTCTTTGGCGCTGATGACGGATTGCACCCACAGAGATATGAAATATATCAGATGGCTGCAAAGCTCTGGAAAGAGATTAAGAAAGCAGGTTTTGTTCCAGATACACAATCTGTGTTGCATGACATAGATGATGAGTTGAAGGAGGAATTACTAAGTCGTCACAGTGAAAAACTTGCTATAGCTTTCGGTTTGATCAGTACACCCAAGAACACTACTCTAAGGATTATGAAAAACCTAAGAGTTTGTAATGATTGTCACTCTGCAATAAAGTTTATATCCAAATTTGTAGGAAGGGAAATTATTGTGAGAGATGCTACTCGCTTTCACCATTTTAGAGATGGATTTTGCTCGTGCAGAGATTTCTGGTAG
- the LOC122034940 gene encoding glutathione hydrolase 1-like isoform X1, producing MVFFWAVLALGLLLQLPPPTAGLVPEFITSRRGAVASDDRRCSRIGRDVLREGGHAVDAAVAAALCLGVVSPASSGIGGGAFMLVRSASGSSRAFDMRETAPLAASENMYAGNATLKGSGALSIAVPGELAGLHEAWKHYGKLPWKRLVMPAAQIAYRGFKISPYLYFQMNRTKSGILANKGLFDIFTSNGSLLQVGDVCYNKRLADTLKEISKHGPDALYNGPVGVNLITDVQKSGGILTKEDLERYKVKVKKVVSGKFMGLNILGMPPPSAGGAGLILILNILAQYRIPSGVSGSLGLHRFIESLKHVFAIRMNLGDPDFHNVTQVLSDMLSPKFAEELRKTIFDNRTFPPDYYGGRWNIIRDHGTSHLSIVDHERNAVSITSTVNSYFGSHILSPSTGILLNNEMDDFSIPGNFSADVAPPAPANFIRPLKRPLSSMAPTIVVEDGQLKAVVGASGGAMIIAGTAQVFLNHFVKGMDPLSSVLAPRLYHQLIPNVVQFENWTTVTGGHFEVPAATRAALQKKGHVLQGLAGGTICQFIVHHLGKSSVHGDGRVSFGRLTAVSDPRKGGLPAGY from the exons ATGGTGTTCTTCTGGGCGGTCCTCGCTTTGGGCCTCCTCCTTCAATTGCCACCGCCGACGGCGGGATTGGTGCCGGAGTTCATTACCTCCAGGCGCGGAGCCGTGGCCAGCGATGACCGCCGCTGCTCAAGAATCGGGAGGGACGTCCTCCGGGAGGGCGGCCATGCCGTGGacgccgccgtcgccgccgcTCTCTGTCTTGGTGTCGTCAGCCCTGCGTCCAGCGGTATTGGCGGGGGTGCTTTCATGCTTGTGCGGTCGGCGAGCGGGAGCTCACGCGCCTTCGATATGAGGGAGACCGCTCCCTTGGCTGCCTCCGAG AATATGTATGCTGGAAATGCTACACTTAAAGGAAGTGGTGCTCTCTCAATAGCTGTTCCAGGGGAACTTGCAGGCTTGCATGAGGCTTGGAAGCATTATGGAAAACTTCCATGGAAGAGACTGGTGATGCCAGCCGCACAGATTGCTTACAGAGGATTCAAAATATctccttatttatattttcaaatgAACAGAACAAAATCAGGCATTTTGGCAAATAAAGGACTGTTTGACATTTTTACATCAAATGGAAGCCTCCTGCAAGTGGGAGATGTGTGTTATAATAAAAGACTTGCTGATACTCTGAAAGAAATATCTAAACACGGACCAGATGCGCTTTATAATGGTCCAGTTGGAGTTAATTTAATCACGGATGTGCAAAAGTCTGGAGGGATATTAACAAAAGAAGACTTGGAGAGATATAAAGTAAAAGTGAAGAAGGTTGTATCCGGTAAATTCATGGGACTAAACATACTGGGCATGCCACCTCCTTCAGCTGGTGGTGCTGGACTCATACTT ATATTAAATATTCTTGCTCAATATAGAATTCCATCTGGTGTTTCCGGCTCTCTTGGACTTCATCGATTTATTGAGTCACTAAAACACGTGTTTGCCATAAGAATGAATCTCGGCGATCCTGACTTTCACAATGTCACACAAGTTCTTTCAGATATGCTTTCTCCTAAGTTTGCAGAAGAATTGAGAAAAACCATATTTGACAACAGGACATTTCCTCCTGATTATTATGGTGGAAG GTGGAACATTATCCGTGATCATGGAACTTCTCATTTAAGCATTGTCGACCATGAGAGAAATGCAGTTTCAATAACCAGTACTGTCAACTCATACTTTGGATCACACATTTTGTCACCTAGCACTGGTATATTGCTCAACAATGAAATGGATGATTTTTCCATCCCTGGTAATTTTTCTGCTGATGTTGCGCCACCAGCTCCTGCAAACTTTATTAGACCACTAAAAAGACCATTATCTTCTATGGCACCTACAATTGTGGTTGAG GATGGACAATTGAAAGCTGTGGTGGGTGCAAGTGGTGGGGCTATGATCATTGCTGGGACTGCCCAAGTATTTCTGAATCATTTTGTGAAAGGAATGGATCCTTTATCTTCAGTTCTAGCACCTAGATTGTATCATCAG CTAATACCGAACGTGGTTCAGTTTGAGAATTGGACGACAGTAACAGGAGGCCACTTTGAAGTCCCCGCTGCAACAAGAGCAGCCTTGCAAAAGAAGGGTCATGTTCTTCAAGGCCTTGCTGGTGGCACAATTTGCCAGTTTATTGTTCACCACCTGGGGAAGTCATCTGTCCATGGAGACGGAAGGGTTTCTTTCGGCCGACTCACTGCTGTGAGTGACCCTAGAAAAGGAGGTTTACCAGCTGGTTACTGA
- the LOC122034940 gene encoding glutathione hydrolase 1-like isoform X2, translating to MLDSYALYENMYAGNATLKGSGALSIAVPGELAGLHEAWKHYGKLPWKRLVMPAAQIAYRGFKISPYLYFQMNRTKSGILANKGLFDIFTSNGSLLQVGDVCYNKRLADTLKEISKHGPDALYNGPVGVNLITDVQKSGGILTKEDLERYKVKVKKVVSGKFMGLNILGMPPPSAGGAGLILILNILAQYRIPSGVSGSLGLHRFIESLKHVFAIRMNLGDPDFHNVTQVLSDMLSPKFAEELRKTIFDNRTFPPDYYGGRWNIIRDHGTSHLSIVDHERNAVSITSTVNSYFGSHILSPSTGILLNNEMDDFSIPGNFSADVAPPAPANFIRPLKRPLSSMAPTIVVEDGQLKAVVGASGGAMIIAGTAQVFLNHFVKGMDPLSSVLAPRLYHQLIPNVVQFENWTTVTGGHFEVPAATRAALQKKGHVLQGLAGGTICQFIVHHLGKSSVHGDGRVSFGRLTAVSDPRKGGLPAGY from the exons ATGCTGGATTCTTATGCACTTTATGAG AATATGTATGCTGGAAATGCTACACTTAAAGGAAGTGGTGCTCTCTCAATAGCTGTTCCAGGGGAACTTGCAGGCTTGCATGAGGCTTGGAAGCATTATGGAAAACTTCCATGGAAGAGACTGGTGATGCCAGCCGCACAGATTGCTTACAGAGGATTCAAAATATctccttatttatattttcaaatgAACAGAACAAAATCAGGCATTTTGGCAAATAAAGGACTGTTTGACATTTTTACATCAAATGGAAGCCTCCTGCAAGTGGGAGATGTGTGTTATAATAAAAGACTTGCTGATACTCTGAAAGAAATATCTAAACACGGACCAGATGCGCTTTATAATGGTCCAGTTGGAGTTAATTTAATCACGGATGTGCAAAAGTCTGGAGGGATATTAACAAAAGAAGACTTGGAGAGATATAAAGTAAAAGTGAAGAAGGTTGTATCCGGTAAATTCATGGGACTAAACATACTGGGCATGCCACCTCCTTCAGCTGGTGGTGCTGGACTCATACTT ATATTAAATATTCTTGCTCAATATAGAATTCCATCTGGTGTTTCCGGCTCTCTTGGACTTCATCGATTTATTGAGTCACTAAAACACGTGTTTGCCATAAGAATGAATCTCGGCGATCCTGACTTTCACAATGTCACACAAGTTCTTTCAGATATGCTTTCTCCTAAGTTTGCAGAAGAATTGAGAAAAACCATATTTGACAACAGGACATTTCCTCCTGATTATTATGGTGGAAG GTGGAACATTATCCGTGATCATGGAACTTCTCATTTAAGCATTGTCGACCATGAGAGAAATGCAGTTTCAATAACCAGTACTGTCAACTCATACTTTGGATCACACATTTTGTCACCTAGCACTGGTATATTGCTCAACAATGAAATGGATGATTTTTCCATCCCTGGTAATTTTTCTGCTGATGTTGCGCCACCAGCTCCTGCAAACTTTATTAGACCACTAAAAAGACCATTATCTTCTATGGCACCTACAATTGTGGTTGAG GATGGACAATTGAAAGCTGTGGTGGGTGCAAGTGGTGGGGCTATGATCATTGCTGGGACTGCCCAAGTATTTCTGAATCATTTTGTGAAAGGAATGGATCCTTTATCTTCAGTTCTAGCACCTAGATTGTATCATCAG CTAATACCGAACGTGGTTCAGTTTGAGAATTGGACGACAGTAACAGGAGGCCACTTTGAAGTCCCCGCTGCAACAAGAGCAGCCTTGCAAAAGAAGGGTCATGTTCTTCAAGGCCTTGCTGGTGGCACAATTTGCCAGTTTATTGTTCACCACCTGGGGAAGTCATCTGTCCATGGAGACGGAAGGGTTTCTTTCGGCCGACTCACTGCTGTGAGTGACCCTAGAAAAGGAGGTTTACCAGCTGGTTACTGA